From Candidatus Hydrogenedentota bacterium, a single genomic window includes:
- the dut gene encoding dUTP diphosphatase → MKHLPIPIHQLPGNEDLALPAYASEHASGMDLCAALKEPLSLPPLARYAVPTGICVAIPPGFEGMIRPRSGWALKAGISMVNTPGTIDADYRGEIKVLLINLSEETVTIKRGDRIAQLVVAPVARVEWQLRASLDRTLRGEGGFGHTGI, encoded by the coding sequence ATGAAACATTTACCGATACCTATACATCAGCTGCCGGGCAATGAAGACCTTGCCTTACCCGCCTATGCAAGTGAACACGCAAGCGGCATGGACCTATGCGCCGCTTTAAAAGAACCCCTTAGCCTGCCGCCACTGGCACGATACGCCGTTCCAACGGGCATCTGCGTGGCTATACCGCCGGGCTTTGAAGGGATGATCCGGCCGCGCAGCGGATGGGCGTTAAAGGCGGGTATTTCCATGGTGAATACACCGGGTACCATTGATGCGGACTACCGCGGCGAAATCAAAGTGCTGCTTATAAACTTGAGTGAAGAAACGGTGACCATTAAACGCGGCGATCGGATTGCGCAATTGGTTGTGGCGCCTGTTGCCCGTGTTGAATGGCAGCTTCGCGCTTCGCTTGACCGCACATTGC